One stretch of Glycine soja cultivar W05 chromosome 7, ASM419377v2, whole genome shotgun sequence DNA includes these proteins:
- the LOC114418342 gene encoding uncharacterized protein LOC114418342 isoform X2: protein MQMAILLRGGALGDSSFRLCSLTSTSSLHVSQNVAIPTSSSSSSSLVLPLIASKFKTVSRIRITCSAVQESSPSTAATAETKEEVKEAPKAEPAKKPPAKAPAKPLPQMMEEDVIPSLKSIFEAQEDFSNIELVFKDNKVALFFGRFLFEERQPLFILGIFSHRKPYWSKGVFSVIV from the exons ATGCAAATGGCAATTTTGTTAAGAGGAGGAGCACTTGGAGATTCTAGCTTTCGTTTGTGTTCATTAACATCAACTTCTTCTTTGCATGTCTCCCAAAATGTTGCCATACCcacctcatcatcatcatcatcatcactagTACTACCTTTG ATTGCAAGTAAATTTAAAACGGTCAGCAGAATCAGAATCACCTGCTCTGCTGTTCAAGAATCATCTCCTAGCACAGCAG CTACTGCTGAAACAAAGGAGGAGGTAAAGGAAGCTCCAAAAGCCGAACCGGCAAAGAAACCTCCTGCTAAAGCTCCAGCTAAGCCTCTGCCTCAGATGATGGAGGAGGATGTGATCCCTTCACTGAAATCAATATTTGAAGCCCAAGAAGATTTCTCAAATATTGAGCTGGTCTTCAAGGACAATAAGGTTGCTCTTTTTT TTGGAAGGTTCCTTTTTGAAGAAAGGCAACCCCTATTCATTTTGGGCATTTTTTCCCACAGGAAACCTTATTG GTCCAAAGGGGTTTTCTCTGTCATCGTATAA
- the LOC114418340 gene encoding uncharacterized protein LOC114418340, with translation MLRSRFLWFTFGFASTYAVLSQVVLKDLMLERHALTSHMERDFRILEARLSNIEESSSSVPLPIDQVEGVSGPAK, from the exons atgTTGCGAAGTCGATTCTTATGGTTCACGTTCGGATTCGCATCCACATACGCTGTGCTTTCCCAAGTTGTTTTGAAGGACCTCATGCTTGAGCGTCACGCGCTCACTTCTCACATGGAACGCGATTTTCGCATTCTCGAAGCCAGACTCTCCAACATCGAAGAATCCTCTTCTTCTGTTCCGCTCCCGATCGATCAG GTCGAAGGTGTTTCTGGTCCAGCGAAATGA
- the LOC114418342 gene encoding uncharacterized protein LOC114418342 isoform X1, with the protein MQMAILLRGGALGDSSFRLCSLTSTSSLHVSQNVAIPTSSSSSSSLVLPLIASKFKTVSRIRITCSAVQESSPSTAATAETKEEVKEAPKAEPAKKPPAKAPAKPLPQMMEEDVIPSLKSIFEAQEDFSNIELVFKDNKLEGSFLKKGNPYSFWAFFPTGNLIGPKGFSLSSYNSGASTVEPFLIDEKKITARHIIFWVKKRLAAQGIIPVWED; encoded by the exons ATGCAAATGGCAATTTTGTTAAGAGGAGGAGCACTTGGAGATTCTAGCTTTCGTTTGTGTTCATTAACATCAACTTCTTCTTTGCATGTCTCCCAAAATGTTGCCATACCcacctcatcatcatcatcatcatcactagTACTACCTTTG ATTGCAAGTAAATTTAAAACGGTCAGCAGAATCAGAATCACCTGCTCTGCTGTTCAAGAATCATCTCCTAGCACAGCAG CTACTGCTGAAACAAAGGAGGAGGTAAAGGAAGCTCCAAAAGCCGAACCGGCAAAGAAACCTCCTGCTAAAGCTCCAGCTAAGCCTCTGCCTCAGATGATGGAGGAGGATGTGATCCCTTCACTGAAATCAATATTTGAAGCCCAAGAAGATTTCTCAAATATTGAGCTGGTCTTCAAGGACAATAAG TTGGAAGGTTCCTTTTTGAAGAAAGGCAACCCCTATTCATTTTGGGCATTTTTTCCCACAGGAAACCTTATTG GTCCAAAGGGGTTTTCTCTGTCATCGTATAACTCGGGAGCAAGCACCGTTGAGCCATTTCTCATTGATGAAAAGAAGATTACTGCAAGACACATTATCTTTTGGGTTAAAAAACGTTTGGCAGCACAAGGGATCATTCCTGTATGGGAagattaa